A genomic segment from Mucilaginibacter terrenus encodes:
- a CDS encoding NUDIX hydrolase gives MDNYKWKVLSTTYVHKSPWATLRSERCEMPDGTIVDDYYVLEYPNWANAVALTTDNKIVLIRQYRHAAGILSLELPGGVIEDGEGRDEGMRRELLEETGYEFNSIELISTVYANPSTAANVTYCYLARGGRKVQEQHLDEHERIEVFEYTIDEVKQLLAENKIPQALHCTGLFYALMKLGEIS, from the coding sequence AAAGTTCTCTCGACCACCTATGTGCATAAAAGCCCATGGGCCACGTTGAGATCTGAACGATGTGAAATGCCCGATGGAACAATTGTAGATGATTACTACGTTTTAGAATATCCCAATTGGGCCAATGCAGTTGCACTCACTACAGACAATAAGATAGTGCTGATACGCCAGTACAGGCATGCAGCAGGCATATTATCGCTAGAGTTGCCCGGCGGTGTTATAGAAGATGGTGAAGGCCGCGACGAAGGTATGCGCCGCGAGCTGCTAGAAGAAACCGGCTATGAGTTTAACAGCATTGAGCTAATTTCGACGGTGTATGCCAATCCTTCTACTGCCGCCAATGTAACTTATTGTTATTTGGCGCGTGGCGGCAGAAAAGTTCAGGAACAACATTTGGATGAACACGAACGAATAGAGGTGTTTGAATACACCATTGATGAAGTAAAACAATTGCTTGCCGAAAACAAGATTCCACAAGCATTGCATTGTACCGGCTTGTTTTACGCGCTGATGAAGCTTGGAGAAATAAGTTAG